In bacterium, the genomic stretch TGATCTCTCGTCGTCCGTCCCAGAAGGTGTCCACGTATCGTTCTCCTGCTCGGTAGCGGCGCCATTCATGGCGCCCACGGCGACACTGCCGACAACGCCTACGACGGCGCGATGAATCGCGCCACTACATGCCTCGGCCTGGCTTGTGTACGGTGACCGTCAGCACGCCATCCTTCAACGCTGCCGACAACTCCTCGTGGTCGGTGGTCGGCAACGCCAGGGAGCGCTTGAACTGCCCGCTTGGGCGTTCGCGGCGGAAGAACCGCTGCTGTGCGTCCTCGCGACTGGTGCGCCGCTCCCCGGCGATGGTCAGCAGGTTCCCCTGCAGCTCCACCGCGATATCCTCGCGGGCCATGCCGGGCAGCTCGACCGTGATGGTCAGGCCCTCGGGCGTGCTCACCACGTCCAGCGGCGGCGCGAAGCCCTCGGCGGGCCGAGGCGCCTGACTGACGCCCGCGTCCAGCATCCGATAGAGCCGGCGGCGCAAGTCCAGAAAGCTGTCGAAAGCGTCACTCATGTCACGATCTCTCCGTGCGGCTGCGGGTGTCGGCGGGGCCCGTCCCACGGGGCAGGACACCCGCCGACTCCGTCACAGCCCCGTCATCCCCGCTCCGCCGTGGCCGTCGTTCCCGCCTTACCGTTCCCGCCGTTGCCTTCCTACTTCTCGTCCTCGGCCTCGAACTCGGCGTCAATCACGTCGCCATGCTGGCTCGGGCCACTGGCCGGGCCGCCGGTCGTGCCCTCGGCCTGCTGGGCGTCGGGGGCCGGGCCGGCCTGCTCGTACATCCGCTGCGACACGGCGGCGAAGGCCTGTTGGGCGTCATCTATGGCCGCGCGAATGGCCCCGGCATCCTCGCCCTTGGCCGCCTCGCGGATGGCCTCGATCTTGGCCTTGATGCTCTCGGCTTCCGCCGACGGCACCTTGTCACCGAGGTCCTTGAGCGTCTTCTCAAGCTGGTAGGCCATCTGGTCGGCCATGTTGCGGGCCTCGGCCAGCTCGCGGAACTTCTCGTCCTCGGCCTTGTGGCTCTCGGCCTGGTCCACCATGCTGCTGACTTCGTCGTCGGACAGGGCGCCCGAGCCGGTGATCGTGATCTTCTGCTCCGAGCTGGTCGCCTTGTCCTTGGCGGCGACGTTCAGGATGCCGTTGCTGTCCAGATCGAAGGTGACCTCGATCTGCGGGATGCCCCGCGGGGCCGGCGGGATGCCGGTCAGGTGGAACTTGCCGAGCGACTTGTTCTGGCTGGCCCGCGACCGCTCGCCCTGGAGCACGTGCACCTCGACGGTGGTCTGCATGTCCGACGCGGTGCTGTAGGTCCGCGTCTGGCGGGTCGGCACGCTGGTGTTGCGCGGGATCACGATATCGAACACGTCGCCCAGGGTCTCCACGCCCAGCGTCAGCGGCGTGACATCCACCAGCACCATGTCCTGGCCC encodes the following:
- a CDS encoding Hsp20/alpha crystallin family protein, with protein sequence MSDAFDSFLDLRRRLYRMLDAGVSQAPRPAEGFAPPLDVVSTPEGLTITVELPGMAREDIAVELQGNLLTIAGERRTSREDAQQRFFRRERPSGQFKRSLALPTTDHEELSAALKDGVLTVTVHKPGRGM